Proteins found in one Cytobacillus luteolus genomic segment:
- a CDS encoding acyl-CoA dehydrogenase, producing the protein MDFRFTQEQEMMRKMVRDFAQTEIAPHIESMENGEFPREILAKMADLGLMGITAPESLGGSEMDFTSYIIAIHELSKVSATIGVILSVHTSVGTNPILYFGNEAQKQKYIPKLASGEYLGAFALTEPSAGSDAGSLKTKAVKQGDHYILNGSKVFITNGGEADTYIVFARTNPDELGSKGISAFIVEKDTPGFIIGKDEHKMGLHGSRTVQLTFEDAKVPAENLLGEEGEGLKIALANLDVGRIGIAAQSLGIAEAALEHAVGYAKERVQFGKPIAAQQGVGFKLADMATSVEASKLLVYQAAYLRTNGLPCGKEASMAKLFASKTAMEVTTEAIQVYGGYGYTKDYPVERFFRDAKICEIYEGTSEIQRLVISKHLCK; encoded by the coding sequence ATGGATTTCCGCTTCACACAAGAGCAAGAAATGATGCGAAAAATGGTTCGTGATTTTGCTCAAACTGAAATTGCACCACATATTGAAAGTATGGAAAACGGAGAGTTTCCTAGAGAGATTCTAGCAAAGATGGCTGACTTAGGCTTAATGGGAATTACAGCTCCTGAAAGCTTGGGTGGTTCTGAAATGGACTTTACTTCCTACATCATCGCAATCCATGAGCTTTCGAAAGTGAGCGCAACAATTGGAGTTATTTTATCAGTACACACATCAGTAGGAACAAATCCAATTCTTTATTTTGGAAATGAAGCACAAAAGCAAAAGTATATACCGAAACTTGCTTCAGGTGAATATTTAGGTGCCTTTGCTTTAACTGAGCCAAGTGCTGGGTCAGATGCAGGTAGCTTAAAAACAAAAGCCGTAAAGCAAGGTGATCACTATATTTTAAACGGTTCAAAGGTTTTCATTACAAACGGTGGAGAAGCCGATACGTATATTGTTTTTGCTCGAACAAATCCTGATGAATTGGGCAGCAAGGGGATTTCAGCATTTATCGTTGAAAAAGATACTCCAGGCTTCATCATTGGAAAAGATGAGCATAAAATGGGCCTTCATGGTTCAAGAACGGTGCAGTTAACCTTTGAGGATGCAAAGGTACCAGCTGAAAACCTATTAGGTGAAGAAGGGGAAGGGTTAAAAATTGCCCTAGCCAATTTAGATGTGGGTCGTATAGGTATTGCGGCTCAATCTTTAGGGATAGCTGAAGCTGCTCTAGAGCATGCAGTAGGTTATGCAAAAGAGAGAGTACAGTTTGGGAAACCAATAGCTGCTCAACAAGGAGTGGGCTTTAAACTTGCAGATATGGCTACAAGTGTAGAAGCATCAAAACTACTAGTCTATCAAGCAGCATACCTACGCACAAATGGGCTACCGTGTGGAAAAGAAGCATCCATGGCAAAGCTATTTGCTTCAAAAACAGCAATGGAAGTTACAACAGAAGCAATCCAAGTCTATGGGGGATATGGTTACACAAAAGATTACCCAGTCGAACGCTTCTTCCGTGATGCAAAAATCTGCGAAATCTATGAAGGAACAAGCGAAATCCAGCGCTTAGTTATTAGTAAACATCTTTGTAAGTAA
- a CDS encoding 3-hydroxybutyryl-CoA dehydrogenase — protein sequence MNVQNVMVIGAGQMGSGIAQVCAMAGYQVKLHDIKQEFLDRGFGIIKKNLSRQVEKGRMTEEDMTATLNRITPSLDLQNASDIDLVIEAAIENMEIKTKLFAELDKIAPADAILATNTSSLPITEIAAATNRPEKVIGMHFMNPVPVMKLVEIIRGLATTDEVYAVIEDMTKKLSKVPVEVNDFPGFVSNRILMPMINEAIFTVYEGVATPEAIDEVMKLGMNHPMGPLTLADFIGLDTCLYIMETLHEGFGDDKYRPCPLLRKYVKAGWLGKKSGRGFYVYE from the coding sequence ATGAACGTACAAAATGTAATGGTTATTGGTGCAGGACAAATGGGCTCAGGTATAGCTCAAGTGTGTGCAATGGCTGGTTATCAAGTGAAACTTCACGATATTAAGCAGGAATTTTTAGATAGAGGCTTTGGAATCATTAAGAAGAACCTGTCACGCCAGGTTGAAAAAGGACGTATGACAGAAGAAGACATGACAGCGACGTTAAATCGAATTACGCCTTCTCTAGATTTACAGAATGCTAGTGATATTGATTTAGTCATTGAAGCAGCCATTGAAAATATGGAAATCAAAACAAAGCTATTTGCTGAGTTAGATAAAATTGCACCAGCAGATGCCATTTTAGCAACAAATACATCATCACTACCGATTACTGAAATTGCAGCAGCGACGAATCGTCCTGAGAAAGTGATCGGAATGCACTTCATGAATCCAGTACCAGTCATGAAATTAGTTGAAATTATTCGTGGCCTTGCAACAACGGATGAAGTGTATGCAGTAATTGAAGATATGACGAAAAAGCTAAGCAAAGTTCCGGTAGAAGTTAATGATTTCCCAGGCTTTGTTTCAAACCGTATTTTAATGCCAATGATCAATGAAGCTATTTTTACAGTATATGAAGGTGTAGCAACTCCTGAGGCCATTGATGAAGTTATGAAGCTAGGAATGAATCATCCAATGGGTCCATTAACTTTAGCCGACTTTATTGGTCTTGATACATGTCTATATATCATGGAGACATTACATGAAGGATTTGGAGATGACAAATATCGTCCATGTCCATTACTACGAAAGTATGTAAAAGCCGGTTGGTTAGGTAAGAAATCTGGTCGAGGATTTTATGTTTACGAATAA
- the icmF gene encoding fused isobutyryl-CoA mutase/GTPase IcmF, translating into MSTVEKYRPKHHIRFVTASSLFDGHDASINIMRRIIQANGAEVIHLGHNRSVEEVVNAAIQEDVQGIAISSYQGGHVEYFKYMYDLLKERGASHIRIYGGGGGVIIPREIKELHEYGIARIFSPEDGRKYGLEGMIEMMIKECDFSTAPEDVTEHIEKLQKVDYQSVAKLITVAENQIGVTNEAAATAETVMEKVKELVKNVPVVGITGTGGAGKSSLTDELIRRFLNEIPDKKVAILSVDPTKQKTGGALLGDRIRMNAIFNPRVYMRSLATRNSKTELSLAIKDAIAVTKAAGFDLVIIETSGIGQGDAEITEICDISMYVMTSEFGAPSQLEKIDMIDFADLIVINKFERKGSEDAKRQVQKQYQRSRLLFEKDYSEMPVFGTIASQFNDPGINALFANLVDLINEKAGTTWTTPFERSAEVEKQNVIIPNDRRYYLREISDTVRKYHKQAEQQVEVARKLFQINGTIESLQELANSEAALESLQALKASYEEKLTPESKRILDSWEQLKDMYSKEKFVTKIRDKEIVTILQTKSLSGLSIPKVVLPKYKDLGEILRWVYKENVPGSFPYTAGVFPFKREGEDPKRQFAGEGTPDRTNRRFHYLSKDDDAKRLSTAFDSVTLYGEDPAYRPDIYGKVGESGVSVCTLDDMKKLYSGFDLCAPSTSVSMTINGPAPIILAMFMNTAISQQIEKREAELGRILTVEEYIEVKAKTLQTVRGTVQADILKEDQGQNTCIFSTEFALRMMGDIQEYFINSKVRNYYSVSISGYHIAEAGANPISQLAFTLSNGFTYVEYYLSRGMNIDDFAPNLSFFFSNGLDPEYTVIGRVARRIWATVMRDKYGANERSQKLKYHVQTSGRSLHAQEIDFNDIRTTLQALMALHDNCNSLHTNAYDEAITTPTEESVRRAMAIQMIITKEHGLTKNENPLQGSFIVEELTDLVEEMVLQEFERINDRGGVLGAMETQYQRGKIQDESMYYEMKKHTGELPIIGVNTYLNPNPPSEEELNEIELARATQDEKELQIQNLKSFQERNKDAVEEALKKLKQTAMNNGNIFEELMETVKVASLGQITQALYEVGGQYRRNM; encoded by the coding sequence TTGAGTACAGTTGAAAAATATCGTCCAAAGCATCACATTCGTTTTGTGACGGCTTCTAGTTTATTTGATGGACACGATGCGTCAATTAACATCATGCGCCGAATTATCCAAGCTAATGGAGCTGAAGTAATCCACTTGGGGCATAACCGCTCTGTTGAAGAAGTGGTAAATGCTGCAATCCAAGAGGATGTCCAAGGAATTGCGATATCGTCTTACCAAGGTGGACACGTTGAATATTTTAAATACATGTATGATCTTTTAAAAGAGCGCGGTGCTTCACATATTCGCATCTACGGTGGTGGTGGCGGAGTAATCATTCCACGTGAAATTAAAGAATTACATGAATATGGAATTGCTCGTATCTTCTCTCCAGAGGACGGTCGTAAGTACGGTCTAGAAGGTATGATTGAAATGATGATCAAAGAATGTGATTTCTCTACAGCACCTGAGGATGTTACTGAACATATCGAAAAATTACAAAAGGTTGACTATCAATCTGTTGCTAAGCTAATTACTGTTGCAGAAAATCAGATTGGTGTAACGAATGAAGCAGCTGCTACTGCTGAAACAGTGATGGAAAAGGTAAAAGAACTTGTTAAAAACGTCCCTGTTGTCGGAATCACTGGAACAGGTGGAGCTGGGAAAAGCTCATTAACGGATGAGTTAATCCGTCGCTTCCTAAATGAAATTCCTGATAAAAAGGTTGCGATATTATCAGTTGACCCTACAAAGCAAAAGACAGGTGGAGCACTTTTAGGTGACCGTATTCGTATGAATGCAATCTTCAATCCACGTGTCTATATGAGAAGTTTAGCGACTCGTAACTCAAAGACTGAGTTATCGTTAGCGATAAAAGATGCTATCGCAGTAACAAAAGCTGCAGGTTTTGATTTAGTCATTATTGAGACAAGTGGAATAGGGCAAGGTGACGCTGAAATTACAGAGATTTGTGATATCTCGATGTATGTGATGACAAGTGAATTCGGTGCGCCTTCTCAGCTTGAGAAAATCGATATGATTGATTTTGCTGACCTTATTGTTATTAATAAGTTTGAGCGTAAAGGCTCAGAGGATGCGAAGCGTCAGGTTCAAAAGCAATATCAACGTAGCCGTTTGTTATTTGAAAAGGATTATTCAGAAATGCCGGTGTTCGGGACGATTGCTAGTCAATTTAACGACCCGGGTATAAACGCACTTTTTGCAAATTTAGTAGATTTAATTAACGAAAAAGCAGGTACAACTTGGACGACACCGTTTGAACGTTCAGCGGAAGTTGAAAAGCAAAATGTCATTATTCCAAATGATCGCCGATACTATCTACGTGAAATCTCTGACACGGTAAGAAAGTATCATAAACAAGCGGAGCAGCAGGTGGAAGTGGCGCGTAAACTTTTCCAAATCAACGGAACGATTGAGAGTTTACAAGAACTTGCTAATAGTGAAGCTGCCCTTGAATCACTTCAAGCATTAAAAGCAAGCTATGAAGAGAAGTTAACTCCTGAATCAAAGAGAATTTTAGATTCGTGGGAACAGCTAAAAGATATGTACTCAAAAGAGAAGTTTGTTACAAAAATTCGTGACAAAGAAATCGTGACGATTTTACAGACAAAATCTTTATCTGGGTTAAGCATTCCGAAGGTTGTTTTACCGAAATATAAAGACCTTGGTGAAATTTTACGCTGGGTATATAAAGAAAATGTACCAGGTTCATTCCCTTATACTGCTGGAGTTTTTCCTTTCAAACGTGAAGGAGAAGACCCGAAACGTCAGTTTGCTGGTGAAGGAACACCTGACAGAACAAACCGTCGTTTCCATTACCTATCTAAGGATGATGATGCAAAACGTTTAAGTACAGCATTCGACTCAGTAACACTATACGGTGAAGACCCAGCATATCGTCCAGATATTTATGGTAAGGTTGGGGAAAGTGGAGTAAGTGTTTGTACATTAGATGATATGAAAAAGCTATATAGCGGATTTGATCTGTGTGCACCTTCTACCTCTGTATCTATGACAATTAATGGACCAGCGCCAATTATTTTAGCGATGTTCATGAACACAGCGATTTCACAGCAAATTGAAAAACGTGAAGCAGAACTTGGGCGAATTTTAACAGTAGAAGAATACATTGAAGTAAAAGCAAAAACACTTCAAACAGTTCGTGGTACGGTTCAAGCTGATATTTTAAAAGAGGACCAAGGTCAAAACACATGTATCTTCTCAACTGAATTTGCATTGCGAATGATGGGGGATATCCAGGAATACTTCATTAACAGTAAAGTGAGAAACTATTACTCTGTTTCCATTTCTGGCTATCATATTGCAGAAGCGGGAGCGAACCCAATTTCACAACTAGCATTCACACTGTCAAATGGATTCACGTATGTAGAGTACTATTTAAGTCGTGGCATGAACATTGATGATTTTGCACCAAACTTAAGTTTCTTCTTCAGCAATGGACTTGATCCTGAATACACAGTTATCGGCCGTGTAGCAAGAAGAATTTGGGCAACGGTGATGAGAGATAAATATGGTGCAAATGAGCGAAGCCAAAAGCTGAAATACCATGTTCAAACATCAGGTCGTTCCCTTCATGCTCAGGAAATTGACTTTAATGATATTCGCACAACACTTCAAGCACTGATGGCTTTACATGATAACTGTAACTCACTTCATACAAATGCGTATGATGAGGCTATTACAACACCAACTGAAGAATCAGTTCGTCGTGCAATGGCGATTCAAATGATCATTACAAAAGAGCATGGCTTAACGAAAAATGAAAACCCATTACAAGGTTCTTTCATTGTGGAAGAGCTAACGGATCTTGTAGAGGAAATGGTGCTTCAAGAGTTTGAACGTATCAATGACCGTGGTGGCGTGTTAGGGGCAATGGAAACACAATACCAACGTGGGAAAATTCAAGATGAATCCATGTACTATGAGATGAAAAAGCATACAGGTGAGCTTCCGATTATCGGAGTAAACACGTATCTAAATCCAAACCCTCCTTCAGAGGAAGAGTTAAATGAAATTGAATTAGCTCGTGCTACCCAAGACGAAAAAGAGCTACAAATTCAAAACCTGAAGAGCTTCCAAGAACGCAATAAAGATGCTGTAGAAGAAGCACTGAAAAAGCTTAAGCAAACAGCCATGAACAACGGAAACATTTTCGAAGAACTTATGGAAACTGTAAAAGTTGCCAGCCTAGGCCAAATTACACAAGCGCTATATGAAGTAGGCGGACAGTACCGTAGAAATATGTAA
- a CDS encoding response regulator codes for MTEKILIVDDQYGIRILLNEVFQKEGYTTFQAANGYQAIDIVEKHSPDLVLLDMKIPGMDGIEILKRLKAINQEIRVIIMTAYGELDMIQEAKDLGAITHFAKPFDIDEIRAAVKKHVKVGS; via the coding sequence ATGACGGAGAAAATTTTAATTGTGGACGATCAGTATGGAATTCGTATCTTACTAAATGAAGTATTTCAAAAAGAAGGATATACAACATTTCAAGCGGCTAATGGATATCAGGCTATTGATATCGTAGAGAAGCATTCTCCTGATCTTGTTTTACTTGATATGAAAATTCCTGGAATGGATGGAATTGAAATTTTAAAGCGATTAAAAGCAATTAATCAGGAAATTCGAGTAATTATTATGACTGCCTATGGCGAGCTAGACATGATTCAAGAAGCGAAAGATCTAGGAGCCATTACTCACTTCGCAAAACCTTTCGACATTGACGAAATTCGTGCAGCTGTTAAAAAGCATGTTAAGGTTGGGTCATAG
- a CDS encoding DUF2529 domain-containing protein, translated as MLKIFTTQLQGLFTKIHDKELLSIEDGARLLAQAAIGEGIIYIHGFAEMEAVTLEATIGQEPMISAARLIDDTKQMAEVSPVDRVLLVTRFSTDEDAIELAQTLTTKGIEVVAISALVPNSEGPSLDKIVDIYIDSKLGKPLIPDDDGNRFGFPSIITALYAYYGLAFSIKEMVEEYLEEEEEE; from the coding sequence ATGTTGAAAATTTTCACAACACAGCTTCAAGGCTTGTTTACAAAAATACATGACAAAGAACTATTGTCGATTGAGGATGGAGCAAGACTATTAGCACAAGCTGCCATTGGCGAAGGTATCATTTACATACACGGTTTTGCTGAAATGGAGGCCGTTACTCTTGAAGCCACAATCGGACAGGAGCCAATGATATCCGCAGCACGACTTATAGACGATACTAAACAGATGGCTGAAGTTAGTCCTGTCGATCGAGTTCTGCTTGTCACCCGTTTTTCAACAGATGAGGATGCAATTGAATTGGCACAAACCCTTACAACTAAGGGGATTGAAGTTGTTGCAATCTCTGCTCTAGTACCGAATAGTGAAGGTCCATCTCTAGATAAAATTGTGGATATTTATATTGATTCAAAGTTAGGTAAACCGCTCATTCCAGATGATGATGGCAACCGTTTTGGTTTTCCTTCCATCATCACAGCACTTTATGCCTACTATGGGCTAGCCTTTTCTATTAAAGAGATGGTTGAAGAATACTTGGAAGAAGAGGAAGAAGAATAA
- the rpoE gene encoding DNA-directed RNA polymerase subunit delta encodes MSLDQYSPEELKEMSMLEAALEIFHSRKEAIAFNDLVAEIKKVLNKSEEEIQARVSQFYTDLNFDGRFLSLGENRWGLRSWYPYEQVDEEVHVVAKPKKKKGKKKDDDEDLDLVDFDELDEEDLEFDDIDDFDDDSDDDDDTDDDYEVDDDDDDDDDDDDDLIDDDLDELDDDLDDDLDDDEDLDEEDEDLDLDDFEDEEDDK; translated from the coding sequence ATGAGTTTAGATCAATACTCACCAGAGGAACTTAAAGAAATGTCTATGCTTGAAGCAGCATTAGAAATTTTCCACAGCCGCAAAGAAGCAATTGCATTCAATGATTTAGTAGCAGAAATCAAAAAAGTGCTAAATAAATCAGAAGAGGAAATCCAAGCAAGGGTTTCACAATTCTATACAGACCTAAATTTTGATGGTCGTTTCCTAAGTCTTGGAGAAAATCGTTGGGGCTTAAGAAGCTGGTATCCATATGAACAAGTAGATGAAGAGGTTCATGTTGTAGCCAAGCCTAAGAAGAAAAAAGGCAAGAAGAAAGATGATGATGAAGATTTAGACTTAGTAGACTTCGATGAGCTTGATGAAGAAGACTTAGAGTTTGATGACATCGACGACTTCGACGATGATTCAGATGACGATGATGATACAGATGATGATTACGAAGTAGACGATGATGATGACGATGACGACGATGATGACGATGATCTGATTGATGATGATCTAGATGAGCTTGATGACGATCTTGACGACGACTTAGACGATGACGAAGATTTAGATGAAGAAGATGAAGATCTTGATCTAGATGATTTTGAAGACGAAGAAGACGATAAGTAA
- a CDS encoding TetR/AcrR family transcriptional regulator — translation MKKREVPASVKDERLIKKRRDQMIKGAVNLFKEKGFHRTTTREIAKASGFSIGTLYEYIRTKEDVLYLVCDSIYDQVRERMQQDIDTKQGSIESLKLAVAHYFRVVNEMQDEVLVMYQEAKSLTKDALPYVLKKEIEMVAMFESVINGCVASGELELEEHEVKLIAHNIFVQGQMWGFRRWALQKIYTLDEYIELQTTLLLNGIHKEVVVKK, via the coding sequence ATGAAGAAGCGTGAGGTGCCTGCATCTGTTAAGGATGAGCGTCTGATTAAAAAAAGGCGAGATCAGATGATTAAGGGCGCTGTTAATTTGTTTAAGGAAAAAGGGTTTCACCGAACAACAACAAGAGAAATCGCCAAAGCATCCGGCTTCAGTATTGGTACCCTTTATGAATATATACGTACAAAGGAAGATGTTCTCTATCTTGTTTGTGATAGCATATATGACCAAGTTCGTGAAAGAATGCAACAGGATATTGATACAAAACAAGGAAGTATTGAAAGCCTTAAGCTTGCTGTGGCTCATTATTTTAGAGTGGTCAACGAGATGCAGGATGAAGTATTAGTTATGTATCAGGAAGCAAAGTCGCTGACAAAGGACGCACTTCCCTATGTGTTAAAAAAGGAAATTGAAATGGTTGCAATGTTTGAAAGTGTAATCAATGGCTGTGTGGCTTCAGGTGAACTGGAGTTAGAGGAGCATGAAGTAAAGCTCATTGCCCATAACATCTTTGTTCAAGGCCAAATGTGGGGCTTCCGTCGCTGGGCACTTCAAAAAATATACACACTCGATGAATACATTGAGCTCCAAACCACACTTCTCTTAAACGGCATTCATAAAGAAGTGGTAGTGAAAAAGTAA
- a CDS encoding CTP synthase codes for MTKYIFVTGGVVSSLGKGIVAASLGRLLKNRGLSVTIQKFDPYINVDPGTMSPYQHGEVFVTDDGAETDLDLGHYERFIDINLTKYNNVTTGKIYSTVLKKERRGDYLGGTVQVIPHITNEIKERVYRAGRETNADVVITEIGGTVGDIESLPYLEAIRQIKSDIGRENVMYIHCTLIPYIKAAGEMKTKPTQHSVKELRSLGIQPNVIVVRTEMPITQDMKDKIALFCDIDKKAVIESRDAETLYSIPLALQDQHLDQITCEHLKLTCGEADMTEWKELVTKVTNLSKKTRIALVGKYVELQDAYISVVEAMRHAGYAFDADISIKWINSEEISYENAGELLSDVDGILVPGGFGDRGIEGKIATMTYARENKIPLLGICLGMQLASVEFARNVLGLKDAHSAEINPETTNPIIDLLPEQKDIEDLGGTLRLGVFPCKLEEGTKAFEAYQDEVVYERHRHRYEFNNYYRQAMEAKGFIFSGTSPDGRLVEIIELKDHPWFVASQFHPEFKSRPTRPQPLFREFIRASLVHSEQL; via the coding sequence ATGACAAAGTATATTTTTGTAACAGGCGGTGTTGTATCGTCTTTAGGTAAAGGAATTGTAGCAGCTTCATTAGGTCGTTTATTAAAAAATAGAGGATTAAGTGTTACGATTCAAAAGTTTGACCCATACATTAACGTAGACCCAGGGACAATGAGTCCATACCAACATGGTGAAGTTTTCGTTACTGATGATGGTGCAGAAACGGATTTAGACTTAGGTCACTATGAGCGTTTTATCGATATTAATTTAACAAAGTACAACAATGTGACAACTGGTAAAATTTATTCGACTGTTTTGAAGAAGGAACGTCGTGGAGATTACTTAGGTGGAACAGTACAGGTAATTCCTCATATCACAAATGAAATTAAAGAACGTGTATACAGAGCTGGCCGTGAGACAAATGCAGATGTTGTTATTACAGAAATTGGTGGTACAGTGGGTGATATTGAATCATTACCTTACTTAGAAGCAATTCGCCAAATCAAAAGTGACATTGGCCGTGAAAATGTAATGTACATTCACTGTACACTGATTCCTTATATCAAAGCTGCTGGAGAAATGAAAACAAAGCCAACACAGCATAGTGTAAAAGAATTACGTAGTTTAGGTATTCAGCCAAATGTAATTGTTGTTCGTACAGAAATGCCAATTACCCAAGATATGAAAGATAAGATTGCCCTATTCTGTGATATTGATAAGAAAGCAGTAATTGAGTCTCGTGATGCGGAAACACTTTATAGCATTCCTCTAGCCTTACAAGATCAACATCTGGATCAAATCACATGTGAACACTTAAAACTAACATGCGGAGAAGCAGATATGACTGAATGGAAAGAACTTGTTACTAAAGTAACGAATCTTTCTAAGAAAACAAGAATTGCTCTTGTTGGTAAATATGTTGAATTACAGGACGCTTATATTTCTGTAGTGGAAGCAATGCGCCATGCTGGTTATGCATTTGATGCAGACATTTCAATTAAATGGATTAATTCAGAAGAAATCTCTTATGAAAATGCTGGAGAATTACTTTCTGATGTAGATGGAATATTAGTTCCAGGTGGATTTGGAGACCGTGGAATTGAAGGTAAAATTGCTACAATGACGTATGCTCGTGAAAATAAGATTCCTTTACTAGGAATTTGTTTAGGAATGCAATTAGCTTCTGTAGAATTTGCTCGTAATGTTCTTGGATTAAAAGATGCCCATTCTGCAGAAATCAATCCTGAGACGACAAACCCAATTATTGACCTTTTACCTGAGCAAAAGGATATTGAAGATCTAGGCGGGACACTTCGTCTTGGGGTATTCCCTTGCAAACTAGAAGAAGGTACAAAAGCGTTTGAAGCTTATCAAGATGAAGTGGTGTATGAGCGTCACCGCCATCGCTATGAGTTTAACAACTATTATCGTCAAGCTATGGAAGCAAAAGGATTTATTTTCTCTGGTACAAGCCCAGATGGTCGATTAGTTGAAATTATTGAACTTAAGGACCACCCTTGGTTTGTAGCATCACAATTCCACCCAGAGTTCAAATCACGCCCAACAAGACCACAGCCTTTGTTCCGTGAATTTATCCGTGCTTCACTGGTTCATTCAGAGCAACTTTAA
- a CDS encoding acyl-CoA dehydrogenase has translation MNFKLSEEHEMIRKMVRDFAKNEVAPTAAERDEEERFDREIFDKMAELGLTGIPWPEEYGGIGSDYLAYCIAVEELSRVCASTGVTLSAHTSLAGWPIFKFGNEEQKQKYLRPMAEGKKIGAYGLTEPGSGSDAGGMKTTARLDGDHYVLNGSKIFITNGGIADIYVVFALTDPTSKHKGTSAFIVESDTPGFSVGKKESKLGIRSSPTTEIMFEDCRVPKENLLGEEGEGFKVAMMTLDGGRNGIAAQAVGIAQGALDAAVEYAKERVQFGKPIAAQQGVGFKLADMATSIEASRLLTYQAAWLESEGLPYGKESAMSKLLAGDTAMKVTTEAVQVFGGYGYTKDYPVERYMRDAKITQIYEGTQEIQRLVISRMITK, from the coding sequence ATGAACTTCAAATTATCAGAAGAACATGAAATGATTCGTAAAATGGTACGCGATTTCGCAAAAAATGAAGTAGCACCAACTGCAGCTGAGCGTGATGAAGAAGAACGCTTTGACCGTGAAATCTTTGACAAAATGGCTGAACTAGGACTAACAGGGATTCCTTGGCCTGAAGAGTACGGCGGAATTGGCAGTGACTATCTAGCATACTGTATCGCAGTTGAAGAACTTTCTCGTGTATGTGCATCTACAGGAGTAACTCTATCTGCTCACACATCTTTAGCAGGCTGGCCAATCTTTAAGTTTGGTAACGAAGAGCAAAAACAAAAATACCTACGCCCTATGGCAGAAGGTAAAAAAATTGGTGCTTACGGCTTAACAGAGCCAGGTTCAGGATCAGATGCTGGTGGAATGAAAACAACAGCTAGACTTGATGGCGACCACTATGTATTAAATGGCTCTAAGATCTTCATTACAAATGGAGGAATTGCTGATATCTATGTTGTATTTGCCCTAACTGACCCTACTTCTAAGCATAAAGGAACATCTGCATTTATCGTAGAAAGTGACACTCCAGGCTTCTCTGTAGGTAAAAAGGAAAGCAAGCTAGGAATACGTTCATCTCCTACAACTGAAATCATGTTCGAAGATTGCCGTGTACCAAAAGAGAACTTACTTGGAGAAGAAGGCGAAGGGTTCAAAGTTGCGATGATGACATTAGACGGTGGTCGTAACGGTATCGCAGCTCAAGCAGTAGGGATTGCTCAAGGTGCGTTAGATGCTGCTGTTGAATACGCGAAAGAACGTGTTCAATTTGGTAAGCCAATTGCCGCACAACAAGGTGTAGGCTTTAAACTTGCTGATATGGCTACTAGTATTGAAGCATCTCGTCTATTAACCTATCAAGCTGCTTGGTTAGAATCAGAAGGCTTACCATATGGTAAAGAATCAGCCATGTCGAAGCTATTAGCTGGTGACACTGCAATGAAAGTAACAACAGAAGCTGTTCAAGTATTCGGCGGTTATGGTTATACAAAGGATTACCCAGTAGAGCGCTACATGCGTGATGCAAAAATCACACAAATCTACGAAGGCACACAAGAAATCCAACGCCTAGTCATCTCAAGAATGATTACAAAATAA